A stretch of the Saprospiraceae bacterium genome encodes the following:
- a CDS encoding HYR domain-containing protein, with protein MNNFLAKNFKVKLSSLLLILSSSLYLSAQTFTGSIINTAGNSLIPSTGTGGCTVAPQTTGGTLFNNVVSGLSGTCVRLSSIQVNFTHTFDSDIDMYLRSPTGQIIELSTDNGAGNDNFTNTIFCDTSCVNITAGAPPYTGIFKPEGTLTASACGVTITPTVQSLNAFSAANGTWQLVIIDDVGADAGVMLAWSMNFENIADIVGPVGTTIVPMAPGTCTPLGGIACLAPVITSCARTNNGIFYSLANLTNQFDKCAYTRCNGTVTFPGAGVYRIFWLSLNGCAIDTARQFVTVLDAEPPTIMGCPKAVNINLGPGECEAAWDAPPFMAMDNCPFSGPLTTSPGCNLGANNFLTATGFNIGLMFSIQNTSAQLMRVRGLSFMPYTGFGNIYRVYTTIANTGYLPVANNPAAWVQVANDMMKTGQNVFPPPNPRLLTQFDLTTVINIPPGETRGMAIYGGPVSVSQYYVNAAAPCSTTLQGDANLKIDVRDGRVQYGVGYFVVAGTFNARMFNGNVDYSLGSDLIPLVQTCGQPYGPGSYFPIGCKTLCYEATDAAGNKTTCQFDVCVIPYANTVTALACHDEIQISLDENCTATIGADEVLAGGPYRCYNDYTVEARDWITNAIVDRQPNVPGVQVSSQDIGRELKLTVRDPRTGNSCWGHATVEDKLPPTLICRDTCVPCHSGITPFYTGTPVVRENCSSYSLTYYDDDTQGSCALGYDRVIIRVWTATDPYGNRARCNQRIQVSLGTLADVAVPASRDNVDAPMLNCNEKIYDKDVTPHYLAYPYCVDGYLLDSAHWFATGGFLPSPNGDLAGERLPRILGWNCLDSGPFTGHPSPFPVYYPAHPSWRANNPVCWGPDEVVMWEGTGYPGNAACRNLGVTYNDITIDLRTPGCDAGPIGCFKIIRQWTVADWCTGLIGGHNQIIKVGDGFGPEILYPDTVNVNMEVWTCTGRWEVPPAWLRDNCSNEIHYSVRVDDGTVLGDETNGYVVINMPVGVQNGYIVATDCCGNQTKRRIALNVFDNVPPVAVCEQKTIVSINGNQSPGENFAKVFAESFDQGSFDNCQPHIFFKVIRMEHLRGTNNGSNANQADNGTNCAGINGDDNPLLDGNQIYFDDHVKFCCSDVGNTVMVVFRVFDREPGVGPIPPNRMNQGGVLYNRFSDCMVEVEVQDKSVPTVVPPPNIVVSCWFWFDVDKIDDPNDPTFGRVVTDLGDRHKVVTNDLVCYKYCVRNDYTGYPGYVPGAPPSNPPAWNRACDYYRSLFDTAHYDRKYELVWGFDGYVLSACGNTPTISVNDNRECGQGQITRTIVARGPNGVSVTGTQIIWVVDCDPFYINGADNCDPDDDITWPGNCTGQATTIDGCGADISPDNPLLGRPVVENGADDLCALISIEYVDEIFTIEPDACFKVLRHWTVIDWCQYDPSIDPENGRWEYLQIIKVHDTDKPVVSISVGDCEPAVKNATDNICYGHISLTADATDNCSPLDWLFYDYKIDAFNDGIGAHSGYDYKVGPLTRKEFAAGRTPLFHHNPAADDENNPFDASGNYPVGIHKICWFVEDGCGNIGTLCQLFEIKDCKAPTPYCLTGVITVPMPTSKCVTIWAKDLDRGSYDNCTDQDDLKFYFNGDPNATSITICCDDFVAAGANDELLVDVQMWVEDEEGNTDYCKTVIIVQDNQDVCPNTGSAKGRISGEFKTEDNQGTELVALGIYDPNTMMRQIITGQDGKYLFGDLKPNTYSITPDRNDNPLNGVSTKDIVKIQRHILGIETLNSGYKMIAADVNNSAAITASDVSEIRRLILGVTSSFSKVKSWTFVPKSYVFGANPFIAPRDSRLTITGTENFLEDFVAVKMGDVTTDARGHNVAGSSSRNNGKLHLEVDNNVTVAGELYKVAFKSSDFTNIAGYQFTLKFDRQSLAFEGIEAGALNVDESNFGTTQVSNGILTTSWDSKVAQSVDANATLFTVVFRASSQSNIGSLLAITSDVTTAEAYDAQLSIKDISLGVRTEKGVVESGVFELYQNSPNPFAKETVISYRLPQAGAAKLSIYDVTGKVLRVFELNGVKGMNTVKVQKSELNATGVLYYQLDAADHTATKRMVVIE; from the coding sequence ATGAATAATTTTTTAGCGAAGAATTTTAAAGTTAAATTAAGCAGCTTATTGCTTATTTTATCTTCTTCTCTTTATCTGTCTGCGCAGACTTTTACCGGAAGTATAATTAATACAGCTGGTAATAGTTTGATTCCATCAACAGGTACAGGAGGCTGTACTGTTGCACCCCAAACAACAGGAGGAACTCTTTTTAATAATGTCGTATCTGGATTATCGGGTACCTGTGTTCGCTTATCAAGCATCCAGGTAAACTTTACCCACACTTTTGATTCGGATATTGATATGTATTTAAGAAGTCCAACAGGACAAATCATTGAATTATCTACAGATAATGGAGCAGGTAATGATAACTTTACAAACACCATTTTTTGCGATACTTCCTGCGTAAATATTACAGCGGGTGCCCCGCCCTACACAGGAATTTTTAAACCAGAAGGAACTTTAACTGCCTCCGCCTGTGGTGTGACCATCACTCCAACAGTTCAATCATTAAATGCATTTTCTGCTGCAAATGGTACCTGGCAATTGGTGATTATCGATGATGTAGGCGCAGATGCTGGTGTTATGTTGGCTTGGTCCATGAATTTTGAAAACATTGCTGATATTGTAGGTCCGGTTGGAACTACTATTGTCCCAATGGCTCCGGGAACCTGTACTCCTCTGGGAGGAATTGCATGTTTAGCTCCGGTAATTACCAGTTGTGCAAGAACAAACAATGGTATTTTTTACTCATTGGCAAATCTTACCAATCAATTTGATAAATGTGCTTACACACGTTGTAATGGTACTGTAACTTTTCCAGGTGCCGGTGTATACCGGATTTTCTGGTTGAGTTTAAATGGCTGTGCTATAGATACTGCTCGTCAATTCGTTACCGTTTTGGATGCAGAACCTCCTACAATTATGGGTTGTCCGAAAGCAGTAAACATTAACCTGGGACCAGGAGAATGCGAAGCGGCCTGGGATGCACCGCCATTTATGGCAATGGATAATTGTCCATTTTCTGGCCCACTTACCACGTCTCCAGGATGTAATTTGGGAGCGAATAACTTTTTAACCGCTACAGGCTTCAATATAGGTTTGATGTTTAGCATTCAAAATACCAGTGCTCAACTAATGCGTGTTAGAGGTCTTAGTTTTATGCCTTATACAGGTTTTGGTAATATCTATAGAGTTTATACAACAATTGCAAATACAGGTTATTTGCCAGTAGCAAATAATCCAGCAGCTTGGGTTCAGGTTGCAAATGATATGATGAAAACAGGCCAAAATGTTTTTCCACCTCCTAATCCAAGATTATTAACCCAATTTGATTTGACAACCGTGATTAATATTCCTCCAGGTGAAACCAGAGGAATGGCAATCTATGGTGGACCTGTAAGCGTTTCTCAGTATTATGTAAATGCGGCGGCACCTTGTAGTACAACATTGCAAGGAGATGCAAACTTAAAAATCGATGTAAGAGACGGTCGTGTTCAGTACGGGGTTGGATATTTTGTAGTTGCTGGTACATTCAATGCCAGAATGTTTAACGGAAATGTAGATTACTCATTAGGTTCAGATTTAATCCCCTTAGTACAAACTTGTGGTCAACCTTACGGACCTGGTTCATACTTTCCAATTGGTTGTAAAACTCTTTGTTATGAAGCTACAGATGCAGCAGGAAATAAAACCACTTGTCAGTTTGATGTATGTGTGATTCCTTACGCAAATACTGTAACAGCATTAGCATGTCATGATGAAATCCAAATAAGCTTAGATGAAAATTGTACTGCAACTATTGGTGCAGATGAAGTTTTAGCTGGTGGCCCTTATCGTTGTTATAATGATTATACTGTCGAAGCAAGAGATTGGATTACCAATGCCATAGTAGATCGTCAGCCAAATGTTCCTGGAGTCCAAGTTTCATCACAAGACATTGGCAGGGAATTGAAATTAACCGTTAGAGATCCAAGAACTGGAAACAGTTGTTGGGGACACGCTACTGTTGAAGATAAATTACCTCCTACTCTGATTTGTAGAGACACCTGCGTTCCGTGTCATTCTGGAATAACTCCATTTTATACAGGAACTCCCGTTGTAAGAGAAAATTGCAGCAGCTATTCATTAACCTATTATGATGATGATACGCAAGGAAGTTGTGCATTGGGATATGATCGCGTTATAATCCGTGTTTGGACTGCAACAGATCCATATGGTAATAGAGCCAGATGCAATCAAAGAATTCAAGTATCATTAGGTACACTTGCTGATGTTGCTGTTCCAGCAAGCAGAGACAATGTCGATGCACCTATGTTAAATTGCAATGAGAAAATTTATGATAAAGACGTTACCCCACATTACTTAGCATACCCATATTGTGTTGATGGCTACTTGTTAGACTCTGCACATTGGTTTGCAACAGGTGGTTTCTTACCAAGTCCTAATGGTGACTTAGCCGGAGAACGTTTACCTAGAATTTTAGGTTGGAATTGTTTAGATTCAGGTCCATTTACCGGACATCCTAGTCCATTCCCAGTGTATTATCCTGCACACCCAAGCTGGAGAGCAAACAATCCAGTATGTTGGGGACCAGATGAGGTCGTGATGTGGGAAGGAACTGGTTATCCTGGTAATGCAGCTTGTAGAAATTTAGGCGTAACCTATAATGATATAACAATTGATCTTAGAACCCCTGGTTGTGATGCAGGTCCAATTGGATGTTTTAAAATCATACGTCAATGGACTGTAGCAGATTGGTGTACAGGATTAATTGGTGGTCACAACCAAATAATTAAAGTTGGTGATGGCTTTGGACCAGAAATTCTATATCCGGATACAGTGAATGTAAACATGGAAGTTTGGACATGCACAGGTCGTTGGGAAGTTCCACCAGCTTGGTTAAGAGATAACTGTTCAAATGAAATTCATTATTCTGTTCGTGTGGATGATGGAACTGTTTTAGGCGATGAAACCAATGGTTATGTAGTTATTAATATGCCAGTGGGTGTTCAAAATGGTTACATCGTTGCTACAGATTGCTGTGGAAATCAAACAAAACGAAGAATTGCATTAAACGTATTTGACAACGTTCCACCGGTTGCAGTTTGTGAACAAAAAACAATTGTTAGTATTAACGGCAATCAATCTCCTGGTGAAAACTTTGCAAAAGTATTTGCTGAATCATTTGATCAGGGAAGTTTTGATAATTGTCAACCACACATTTTCTTCAAAGTGATCCGTATGGAACACTTAAGAGGTACTAACAACGGTAGCAATGCTAATCAAGCTGATAATGGTACTAATTGTGCTGGCATCAATGGGGATGATAATCCACTTTTAGATGGCAATCAAATTTATTTTGACGACCATGTTAAATTCTGTTGTTCAGATGTTGGTAATACAGTAATGGTTGTTTTCCGTGTATTTGATCGCGAACCTGGCGTAGGACCAATTCCGCCAAATCGTATGAATCAAGGAGGAGTTTTATACAATCGCTTCAGCGATTGTATGGTTGAAGTTGAAGTACAAGATAAGAGTGTACCTACAGTAGTTCCACCACCAAATATCGTGGTAAGCTGCTGGTTCTGGTTTGACGTTGATAAAATTGACGATCCAAACGATCCTACATTCGGTCGCGTTGTAACAGATTTAGGAGATCGTCATAAAGTGGTAACTAACGACTTAGTATGTTACAAATATTGTGTACGTAATGATTATACTGGTTACCCAGGATATGTACCTGGTGCACCACCATCAAACCCACCAGCTTGGAACAGAGCTTGTGATTACTACAGAAGCTTGTTTGATACAGCTCATTATGACAGAAAATATGAATTGGTTTGGGGATTTGACGGATACGTATTAAGCGCATGCGGCAATACACCAACCATCAGTGTAAATGATAACAGAGAGTGCGGTCAGGGTCAAATTACCCGTACGATCGTAGCTCGTGGACCAAATGGAGTAAGTGTAACAGGAACTCAGATTATCTGGGTTGTTGATTGCGATCCATTCTATATCAACGGAGCAGACAATTGCGATCCAGATGATGACATTACCTGGCCAGGTAACTGTACAGGTCAGGCAACTACTATTGATGGTTGTGGAGCTGACATCAGCCCAGACAATCCATTATTAGGAAGACCTGTAGTAGAAAACGGAGCAGACGATCTTTGTGCATTAATCAGTATCGAGTATGTGGATGAAATATTCACAATCGAACCAGATGCATGCTTCAAAGTATTACGTCATTGGACAGTAATTGACTGGTGTCAATACGATCCAAGCATCGATCCAGAAAATGGTCGTTGGGAATATTTACAGATTATCAAAGTTCATGACACAGACAAACCAGTTGTAAGTATCAGCGTAGGAGATTGCGAACCAGCAGTTAAGAATGCAACAGACAACATTTGTTATGGTCACATCAGCTTAACAGCAGATGCAACAGATAACTGTAGCCCATTGGATTGGTTATTCTATGACTATAAGATAGATGCATTCAATGATGGAATAGGAGCACATTCAGGATATGACTATAAAGTAGGTCCATTAACTCGTAAAGAGTTTGCTGCAGGTCGTACACCATTGTTCCACCATAACCCAGCTGCTGACGATGAAAACAATCCATTCGATGCAAGCGGTAACTATCCAGTTGGTATCCATAAGATCTGCTGGTTTGTAGAAGATGGTTGCGGAAACATTGGAACATTATGCCAATTATTTGAAATCAAAGATTGCAAAGCACCAACACCATATTGTTTGACCGGAGTAATTACCGTACCAATGCCAACAAGCAAGTGCGTAACAATCTGGGCAAAAGATTTGGATAGAGGAAGCTATGACAACTGTACAGATCAGGATGACCTGAAATTCTATTTCAATGGAGATCCAAATGCAACAAGCATTACAATATGCTGCGATGATTTCGTAGCAGCAGGTGCAAATGACGAGTTGTTAGTAGATGTTCAAATGTGGGTAGAGGATGAAGAAGGAAATACTGACTACTGCAAAACAGTAATCATCGTACAAGACAATCAAGATGTTTGTCCTAATACAGGAAGTGCAAAAGGAAGAATTTCCGGTGAATTTAAAACAGAAGATAATCAAGGAACTGAGTTGGTTGCATTAGGCATTTATGATCCGAATACAATGATGCGTCAAATCATTACTGGTCAAGATGGTAAATACTTATTCGGAGATTTGAAACCAAATACATACAGTATTACTCCTGACAGAAATGATAATCCGTTGAATGGAGTATCCACTAAGGATATCGTTAAGATTCAAAGACATATTCTTGGAATTGAGACTTTAAACAGTGGCTATAAAATGATTGCAGCGGACGTTAATAACAGTGCAGCAATTACTGCTTCTGACGTCTCTGAAATCAGAAGGTTAATTCTTGGAGTTACAAGCAGCTTCTCTAAAGTTAAATCATGGACTTTTGTGCCTAAATCCTATGTGTTTGGTGCAAATCCATTCATTGCTCCAAGGGATTCAAGATTAACTATCACTGGAACAGAAAACTTCCTGGAAGACTTTGTAGCCGTTAAAATGGGTGATGTAACAACTGACGCCAGAGGCCACAACGTTGCAGGAAGCAGCAGCAGAAATAATGGTAAATTACATTTAGAAGTTGACAACAACGTAACTGTTGCAGGTGAGCTTTATAAAGTAGCTTTCAAATCAAGCGACTTTACAAATATCGCAGGATACCAGTTTACATTGAAATTCGACCGTCAGTCATTGGCATTCGAAGGAATCGAAGCAGGTGCATTGAATGTTGATGAGTCAAACTTTGGAACAACTCAAGTAAGCAACGGTATTTTGACTACAAGCTGGGATAGCAAGGTAGCTCAAAGTGTTGATGCAAATGCAACCTTATTCACAGTTGTATTCCGTGCAAGTAGCCAATCAAACATTGGAAGCTTGTTAGCAATTACAAGTGATGTAACTACAGCAGAAGCTTATGATGCTCAATTGAGCATAAAAGACATCAGCTTAGGCGTACGTACAGAAAAAGGTGTGGTAGAAAGTGGCGTATTCGAATTGTATCAAAACAGTCCGAACCCATTTGCTAAAGAAACTGTAATTTCTTACAGACTTCCTCAAGCAGGAGCAGCTAAATTGAGTATCTATGACGTAACCGGCAAGGTATTGAGAGTATTTGAACTCAATGGCGTAAAAGGAATGAATACTGTTAAAGTACAGAAATCAGAATTGAACGCTACTGGAGTATTATACTATCAGTTAGATGCCGCTGACCATACAGCAACTAAAAGGATGGTTGTAATTGAATAA